In the Flavobacterium pallidum genome, one interval contains:
- a CDS encoding LysM peptidoglycan-binding domain-containing protein, giving the protein MNNENTTTTIDTTSLFDLCLRLITKQEKANEDVFASFEKELKEFLAKEENAEIRLFFGYSNDIGQRATSIWIMNRLISYFPDEARTIRIIYDIYPGEDADPDPSAQKRFARAMKVLIPRITVDDVIEAKTFDLTEKITLKFVSYDPSQEAPFDPPLPDDNCLFGISGGFNDTSNLTEALKVDQLIALAPYQFTKNSALNTIFTSEKTKEDDKDGTLLGPKYNYNGTEIEKDEEGKPITGYYGESFTRRAYYMPTPERVEEEWKIFEEASPEKYALLEEILALRKSTADPIEVMPLSYRTGRIVCTNRELLFNLTSGLFKMKRVRKDNHLKNTCSVVVVFDGPGYSTSGKPNKDFENFEKLISKGFASLPRLNARIASLRPFYKSNYSVVSTNDPEGTLETKVNEVGPDGIVIVNLGSVPLYVANYMGTAAADLPPVFEGEINAGMFLNSGKAFLHLVSSDLDTSGDDDMAEAAIDVNQLYPTIPLDAPASPIANKCHADALGMSINFSQWNALLQSKIPAPDEVIGNFLYEACTPDLDEGVFEYFKGLGDFFHKPENDKLMMGLMPALAKKEEGMTLKDLYEKVKEEDPLKLIPDVIAKGNIFNYFSEIVKDKTFVIDNPVVTTEKDEDDEITEIKITGTSDSYGLEKELPVTLVFTSEFDDLHLEFNGDMINEPMTLPGVSWFGISEVKVASKTYNADMPGTGTVGGRISVLPDIVFSMDYPVQANTWVFHALLESRPGLSTLVRLCKGDDIISSLPPPMKTFLDLGVDTVDVCYNSDTKTLEYISLSISSSTPWRILPMLALNKIGLEATIALPASAAKREVNYSITGNFQIGEEGTENGLVSVTASMPGLQISGGLESGSELYLRDLLRVFVKGIGTDGFDSRFTQFSFLADPTRSTYNISGTLEANWSLFSIGTYGVVLKEVSANFEYLNANTTGGISGVIELQAAKEGVDSAVLNVSAEHPEADAGWLFKGELADGGQIDVRSLLENFLGFAILPDGALITVNSLSASFNSKTKDYSFQVSVDWGNIFGPDIQINLSDTTLYIESEDGTRTGYITADASFAGVKMKFRYDFTNETGKQNKITFIIFDIKSTLTVGTPPYVLEVSPQNKSVGDIATFLVNAAAPGSGISLTAPWDVMNSISLDGFKFKVDFTGKTVGFTYPVNVNLGFVDITNIGLTYSFSTTGPSNVASKKIEVALEGSFLGQAMAPPWDMLKPDDAPKVPGKGNKEFELQFLGIGQRVGINMDSPSTVKEAVGNMMKAFKTPPQKEGVLVFDPSANWLVGTRFVILEMVNIDAVFYDPVLYGLGINVTGGKFEGLEFEILYKKVNDNIGVYQILLALPAYIRQMEFGALSITLPNVGVWIYTNGDFKLDFGFPANGNFDGSFGIQFLPFTGAGGFYFGMLSTQTAPQLPSDYNPKCGDFNPVIVFGIGLRMGIGKSINKGILKAELSLAIQGIIEGTLAFFNAYPAASQQLLTSGNAVALKDSNDRTLYYYVQGQISIVGRIYGEINFAIISASLEITVTLSVRAVIEAYQAMLVNFSANVSVSLSVSINLGLFSISIGMSFNATISESFTLGEYNPDSPWNCSRQLYSRRPQLLSLTEDRPCPEVPVKMNWQPVYTNEGAPPKPIELYFATQFTVTSDANLQTHNSTKNPRGVAMLYIRSSASAENDIPPFTVLSRGILTWVLNAFYNKDVSHPTEKDVLDTTILLTDLQDIYCYLSQDTFDGAAEPFTYEQLIGFLSNYFKFSVALPPEATTGGDTVQTGIFPMFPLLSLVTPKGITDFGNNASIQFTVDELTQIKNYFRQLAGRSNTQMLSGNEDPTTQSLAHYIFLDYFRMIAKAAVQDAIDKMNALPHEVSAKMDLAGLVGIYPESGISIGELAFANRLREINPGTKLRVNGAKHIVRKGDTHEKIARQYGFNDRNLLQSFSANKLIQGKALELPVFLHKAQKRDSLRNVASQYGLDVKEFALENHNVKGLFVPGKRILFPFVDKINAGQLLDLMVEQKVFDNISGLSARVMLQGLRPLSPADSVFKGLPTAFYNLSLQQFDATGMSENSVIALRITDENPLEWLTLDNGVNINFPVTIEVVKFITDLSTASFAPSLTGPSALPLARLRPKNFTLATQIAWDKPDAGQSDAVSPSIWPLSAELIQLLQSGKQPLPSLSLFVQVQETENSTPPPVPIPDPVWGMKLDVRLSRVPGADKTMYQLIGVGQADSSLLENLLTYHALIGGDVINGISVLYAPEPAKTGQTEPPTGLVSDAADEVSLFIAQANLSTVSHPPSLLFKAQNKLAHKGLVGQTEIEFLKLLWECSITGTGGFFLYYAASDGKTLPDFLFNDNPVASVTILVSLNVPNGIPGFVNTAVLNQTIDTAHEVLFAQASFEHTKGYTMSADETLHSLTEKFHININRIAKKNPGLQLTHLQNLRIPAHGYRLKKEDSLGSIAKHHGISVKELMNMNLQNSSWKPAHGTVITLPATQFTYHKPYALKSLARLFKTTKEAILHANRHVPGLIVSPLTFDNSIEEKISIAPAGSTGFTMDRQDPSLVTDPNQKQLLELYNLLEYKIANQGIFKGSNPAIPAGPSDDEMPKLHGIDRPFGPPALNADDWKYKSIFPVYPFVKTVAVVIDESLPNPADNPYLAIYGLVQQEVTISFSWNDIFGNTLNADADPSATWPDLSIPLGYTDAIIGLAQWRNMLPGYTVSSDGGTPSLNINFRFLADRYTGIADADARMKNAKTDMGLYQSIYFQLVQDDAKIAVATTMDAPILKATFTEDPKTTLLNYVGSIYSFLRQVADGGTDIPAPADIQISWAIADLNPANVFLFTVSLTITRELDLVSDEFKDELNCSTVTSIIKPDLEEKQKSDLLLEVKKPLSLAEFATDFQKAFPQLKVLTGPPANSKSDDEIWIARFSKSENGIWMGFTNPGTPNYYAVKPLSVNLLSNPSLPIYRYTTGQFIGSSPTAPKAFNSIDIELQGAAFLAAVDLFLSAKYVVNAWLAEVDAVAPGIDPCSTDSPYNTIINAKRDLAAAIASHLGPVFKDEVSNTSLAEAKKSLEQELLVQLSNAYSINTVVQFDACVQGNTGKPANLYGKPVDSNEGGSSNVPYALSTSKIAIPTTLENSCMQQDSGNQNLTFMFSATNPDVNPYMDLSLDYIISAMEVNISEVPGIDKYTASDWLSFVLPFKVTDLSTSLGNLSVPVPLRAYPTPPSVLSQEAISEKDQLLKSPVRTPLKDTEDLARAKEWTYSYTYDYRGAGQDTIDSRVVTNTVKNQMFFAKEGSDPDLFTALMQFSSAYPAIQADLNQFLLRKGDQHNALTALQSLAWLICRVAKAWKTWGNDSMMYARGLGGSNTYDFRIRQEEFKRPGAPADELPCLMVIVSSDNAGVSFPIINIDGYKATDPGINAIGSKSYIYVDEDGQFLSYEKGLSITKKTILLSQPFDIMQEENAIGGISIIRNLDLGGNREVSDDFIYRTPLISIINPSNPLLHPAIDINVAEFSDGNNPMNVFISNFMKQLFDKIDDGQLRRITFGASYSYELVARNSDPNHAMRVNVPVMLTTAYDFRISSDYNTDDDQSFVYKVAENLTGWFKMFEPNKEDGQFDFKVSVYSSLTDSNLPVLTLDMLYLKINVITDL; this is encoded by the coding sequence ATGAACAACGAAAATACCACAACCACTATAGATACCACGTCATTATTCGACCTTTGCCTGCGGCTGATCACAAAGCAGGAAAAGGCCAATGAGGATGTCTTCGCTTCTTTTGAAAAAGAACTGAAGGAGTTCCTTGCTAAAGAAGAAAATGCCGAAATCCGCCTATTCTTCGGATATTCGAATGATATCGGGCAAAGGGCGACTTCCATCTGGATCATGAACAGGCTGATTTCCTATTTCCCTGACGAGGCGCGTACCATTCGCATCATTTATGACATTTATCCCGGGGAAGATGCGGATCCTGACCCATCTGCGCAGAAGCGATTTGCCAGGGCGATGAAGGTTTTAATCCCGAGAATCACTGTGGATGACGTGATTGAGGCCAAAACTTTTGACCTTACCGAAAAGATTACGCTGAAATTTGTTTCCTATGATCCTTCACAGGAAGCGCCTTTCGATCCGCCGCTGCCGGATGACAATTGCCTGTTCGGGATTTCTGGCGGATTCAATGACACTTCAAATCTTACGGAAGCGCTGAAAGTCGACCAGTTGATTGCGCTCGCGCCTTACCAGTTTACGAAAAACAGCGCGTTGAACACGATCTTCACTTCTGAAAAAACCAAAGAAGACGATAAAGACGGCACACTGCTCGGACCAAAATACAATTACAACGGCACCGAAATCGAGAAAGACGAAGAAGGCAAACCGATTACAGGTTATTATGGAGAAAGTTTCACACGCCGTGCCTATTATATGCCGACCCCGGAAAGGGTCGAGGAAGAATGGAAAATATTCGAAGAAGCCTCACCCGAAAAATATGCATTGCTCGAAGAAATCCTCGCCTTAAGGAAAAGCACCGCCGACCCGATTGAAGTCATGCCGCTCAGCTATCGCACCGGAAGGATCGTATGCACCAACAGGGAACTGCTTTTCAACCTGACCAGCGGCCTATTCAAAATGAAAAGGGTCAGGAAAGACAACCACCTCAAAAACACCTGTTCCGTTGTAGTAGTATTTGACGGTCCGGGCTACAGCACAAGTGGAAAACCAAACAAGGATTTTGAAAATTTCGAAAAACTGATCAGCAAAGGATTTGCTTCACTGCCGCGGCTCAACGCGCGCATTGCCTCGCTCAGGCCTTTCTACAAGAGCAATTACAGTGTAGTCAGCACCAACGATCCTGAAGGTACTTTAGAAACAAAGGTCAATGAAGTGGGACCGGACGGAATCGTAATCGTAAATCTTGGGAGTGTCCCGCTTTACGTCGCCAATTATATGGGTACCGCTGCCGCAGATTTGCCGCCCGTTTTTGAGGGTGAAATCAATGCAGGAATGTTCCTGAATTCCGGGAAGGCATTCCTGCACCTGGTGTCAAGCGACCTCGACACTTCCGGCGATGATGATATGGCTGAAGCCGCGATTGATGTCAACCAACTATACCCCACCATTCCGCTCGATGCCCCGGCCTCACCGATTGCCAATAAGTGTCATGCCGATGCGTTGGGAATGTCCATCAATTTCAGCCAATGGAATGCACTGCTGCAAAGCAAAATTCCCGCACCCGACGAAGTAATCGGTAATTTTCTGTATGAAGCCTGCACACCGGATCTCGATGAAGGGGTTTTTGAATATTTTAAGGGGCTTGGCGATTTTTTCCACAAACCGGAAAATGACAAGCTGATGATGGGGCTCATGCCTGCCCTCGCTAAAAAAGAGGAAGGCATGACATTGAAGGATTTGTACGAAAAAGTCAAAGAGGAAGATCCGCTGAAACTCATTCCGGATGTCATCGCCAAAGGCAATATTTTCAACTATTTTTCCGAAATTGTCAAAGACAAGACTTTCGTCATAGACAATCCTGTCGTCACTACCGAAAAAGACGAAGATGATGAGATCACTGAAATAAAGATCACAGGGACTTCGGATTCTTACGGCCTTGAAAAAGAACTTCCGGTAACATTGGTATTTACGTCTGAATTCGACGATTTACACCTCGAATTCAATGGGGACATGATTAATGAACCGATGACGCTTCCCGGTGTCAGTTGGTTTGGTATTTCCGAAGTGAAAGTAGCATCGAAAACCTACAACGCCGATATGCCCGGCACAGGCACAGTGGGCGGGCGGATTTCCGTATTGCCCGACATCGTATTTTCAATGGATTATCCCGTACAGGCAAACACCTGGGTATTCCATGCATTGCTGGAATCGCGCCCGGGATTAAGCACACTCGTGAGGCTTTGCAAAGGCGACGACATCATTTCAAGCCTTCCGCCGCCGATGAAGACTTTCCTCGACCTTGGTGTGGATACTGTCGATGTGTGTTACAATTCAGACACAAAAACACTCGAATACATCAGCCTCTCCATCAGCAGCAGCACGCCGTGGCGGATTTTACCGATGCTGGCGCTGAACAAAATCGGGCTTGAGGCTACTATTGCGCTTCCCGCTTCGGCAGCCAAACGCGAAGTAAACTATTCGATCACCGGAAATTTCCAGATTGGCGAAGAAGGCACGGAAAACGGATTGGTTTCCGTAACCGCATCCATGCCCGGATTACAGATTTCTGGCGGACTTGAATCCGGCAGCGAATTGTACCTCAGGGATTTACTACGTGTGTTTGTGAAAGGCATTGGCACCGACGGTTTTGATTCAAGGTTTACCCAATTTTCATTCCTCGCCGACCCTACGCGCAGCACCTACAACATCAGCGGAACGCTTGAAGCGAACTGGAGCCTGTTTTCGATAGGGACGTATGGCGTGGTACTTAAGGAGGTTTCCGCAAATTTCGAATACCTCAACGCGAACACTACCGGAGGCATTTCCGGAGTGATTGAACTGCAGGCCGCTAAAGAAGGTGTAGATTCTGCCGTGCTCAACGTCAGCGCGGAACATCCTGAGGCTGATGCCGGCTGGCTCTTTAAAGGGGAATTGGCCGACGGCGGACAAATCGATGTACGAAGCCTGCTTGAGAATTTCCTTGGATTCGCGATACTTCCGGACGGCGCGCTAATCACTGTTAATTCACTCAGCGCGAGCTTTAACTCGAAAACAAAAGATTACTCATTCCAGGTCAGTGTGGACTGGGGCAATATTTTCGGCCCCGACATACAAATCAACCTCAGCGATACGACATTGTACATTGAATCAGAAGATGGTACAAGGACGGGTTACATTACCGCCGATGCCAGTTTTGCAGGCGTGAAAATGAAATTCCGTTATGATTTCACTAATGAAACCGGCAAGCAGAACAAAATTACATTCATCATTTTCGATATTAAAAGTACGCTTACCGTGGGCACACCTCCATATGTTTTGGAAGTGTCGCCGCAGAACAAATCGGTGGGGGATATTGCTACTTTCCTTGTCAATGCGGCAGCGCCGGGCTCGGGAATTTCACTCACTGCTCCCTGGGATGTAATGAACAGCATTTCGCTCGACGGATTTAAATTCAAAGTCGATTTTACAGGAAAAACCGTTGGATTTACTTATCCGGTAAATGTCAATCTCGGTTTTGTCGATATCACCAATATCGGGCTGACGTATTCCTTCAGCACCACCGGCCCTTCAAATGTCGCTTCCAAGAAGATAGAAGTCGCATTAGAAGGAAGCTTCCTCGGACAGGCGATGGCGCCACCATGGGACATGCTCAAACCGGACGATGCGCCAAAAGTCCCCGGAAAAGGCAACAAGGAATTCGAACTGCAATTCCTCGGGATCGGGCAACGTGTGGGCATCAACATGGATTCGCCATCGACAGTAAAAGAAGCCGTCGGCAATATGATGAAGGCTTTTAAAACGCCTCCGCAGAAAGAAGGCGTGCTGGTGTTCGACCCGTCGGCAAACTGGCTCGTCGGGACGCGTTTCGTGATTTTGGAAATGGTCAACATCGATGCCGTTTTTTACGATCCGGTTCTGTATGGCCTCGGAATTAATGTTACGGGCGGGAAATTCGAAGGGCTTGAATTTGAGATCCTGTACAAAAAAGTAAACGACAACATCGGCGTATACCAGATTTTACTGGCATTGCCTGCTTATATACGCCAAATGGAATTCGGCGCGTTGTCCATTACGCTGCCGAACGTCGGTGTATGGATTTATACCAATGGCGACTTCAAGCTCGATTTCGGCTTTCCTGCTAATGGCAATTTCGATGGTTCGTTCGGAATCCAGTTCCTGCCGTTTACAGGCGCGGGCGGATTCTATTTCGGGATGCTCAGCACACAGACGGCGCCGCAGCTTCCGTCAGATTATAACCCAAAATGCGGCGATTTCAATCCAGTCATTGTTTTTGGGATCGGTTTGCGTATGGGCATCGGAAAATCCATCAATAAAGGCATACTCAAAGCCGAACTCAGCCTTGCGATCCAAGGCATCATCGAAGGTACGCTTGCGTTCTTCAACGCCTATCCTGCCGCTTCACAACAGCTGTTGACATCCGGGAATGCCGTGGCTTTGAAGGACAGCAATGACCGTACGCTGTATTATTATGTACAGGGACAGATTTCGATTGTCGGAAGGATTTATGGCGAAATCAATTTTGCCATCATCAGCGCGTCACTGGAAATTACGGTGACGCTTTCCGTGCGTGCCGTCATTGAAGCGTATCAGGCAATGCTCGTGAATTTCAGCGCTAACGTTTCCGTATCCTTAAGCGTGAGCATCAACCTTGGCTTATTTTCCATCAGTATCGGTATGTCGTTCAACGCCACGATCAGCGAATCGTTTACGCTTGGCGAATACAATCCGGATTCCCCTTGGAACTGCAGCCGACAGTTATACAGCCGCAGGCCGCAATTGCTCTCGCTTACTGAAGACAGGCCATGCCCTGAAGTACCGGTAAAAATGAACTGGCAGCCGGTATACACCAATGAAGGAGCACCTCCAAAACCGATCGAATTGTATTTTGCCACGCAATTCACAGTCACATCGGATGCGAATCTCCAAACCCATAATTCAACGAAAAACCCGCGTGGTGTGGCGATGTTGTATATCCGCAGCAGCGCTTCCGCAGAAAACGACATTCCTCCATTTACCGTGTTGTCTCGCGGCATCCTGACCTGGGTACTGAATGCGTTTTATAATAAAGACGTGAGTCATCCGACTGAAAAAGACGTGCTTGATACTACAATTTTGCTCACCGACCTGCAGGATATTTACTGCTACCTGTCACAGGATACTTTTGACGGTGCGGCAGAACCATTTACATATGAGCAGCTGATTGGATTCCTGTCGAATTACTTTAAATTCTCAGTGGCATTGCCTCCTGAAGCTACGACTGGCGGTGATACTGTACAGACAGGCATTTTCCCGATGTTCCCGTTGTTATCATTGGTAACGCCTAAAGGGATTACAGACTTCGGCAATAACGCTTCCATCCAGTTCACCGTGGATGAACTGACGCAAATCAAGAACTATTTCCGCCAGCTTGCGGGACGCAGCAACACCCAAATGCTTTCCGGGAATGAAGACCCAACGACGCAATCGCTGGCGCACTACATTTTCCTGGATTATTTCAGGATGATTGCCAAAGCGGCTGTCCAGGATGCCATCGACAAGATGAACGCACTGCCGCATGAAGTTTCCGCTAAAATGGATCTCGCCGGACTGGTAGGCATCTATCCGGAATCGGGCATCAGTATTGGGGAACTGGCATTTGCAAACCGCCTTCGCGAAATCAATCCGGGAACAAAACTTCGGGTGAACGGGGCGAAACATATCGTCCGGAAAGGCGATACGCATGAAAAAATTGCAAGACAATACGGATTCAACGACAGGAATTTACTGCAGTCTTTTTCGGCAAATAAGCTCATACAAGGAAAAGCGCTTGAGCTTCCGGTATTTTTACACAAGGCACAAAAACGTGACAGCTTACGCAATGTCGCCAGCCAATATGGCCTGGATGTGAAGGAATTTGCTTTGGAAAACCACAATGTAAAAGGACTGTTCGTTCCCGGAAAACGCATATTATTTCCATTCGTAGACAAAATCAACGCCGGGCAATTGCTTGACCTGATGGTGGAACAAAAAGTTTTTGATAATATCTCCGGGCTGTCTGCAAGAGTAATGCTGCAGGGTTTGCGCCCGTTGTCACCGGCCGATTCTGTTTTCAAAGGGCTTCCGACGGCATTCTACAACCTCTCCTTACAGCAGTTCGATGCAACAGGAATGAGCGAAAACAGCGTCATCGCTTTAAGAATTACCGACGAAAATCCTTTGGAATGGCTGACACTGGACAACGGCGTCAATATAAATTTCCCTGTAACTATCGAGGTGGTTAAATTTATAACCGACTTAAGTACGGCTTCATTTGCACCGTCACTCACAGGCCCTTCGGCATTGCCGCTGGCGAGGCTGCGCCCGAAAAACTTTACTCTGGCCACGCAAATCGCCTGGGACAAACCAGATGCTGGACAAAGTGATGCGGTAAGTCCTTCAATATGGCCATTATCTGCAGAACTCATCCAGCTGCTGCAATCGGGCAAACAGCCGCTGCCGTCACTGTCATTGTTTGTGCAGGTGCAGGAAACTGAAAATTCCACGCCACCGCCGGTTCCAATTCCTGATCCGGTGTGGGGTATGAAACTTGACGTACGATTGAGCCGCGTTCCCGGCGCAGATAAAACCATGTACCAACTCATCGGGGTTGGGCAGGCAGACAGTTCTTTATTAGAAAATCTGCTGACGTATCATGCGTTGATTGGCGGCGATGTTATTAATGGTATTTCGGTGCTCTATGCACCGGAACCGGCAAAGACAGGACAAACGGAACCGCCGACCGGATTGGTTTCGGATGCTGCAGACGAAGTGTCGCTGTTTATTGCACAGGCAAATCTTTCTACAGTATCGCATCCGCCATCGTTGCTTTTCAAGGCGCAAAACAAACTTGCCCATAAAGGATTAGTAGGTCAAACCGAAATCGAATTCCTGAAATTATTATGGGAATGCAGCATTACGGGCACTGGAGGATTCTTCCTTTACTACGCCGCTTCTGATGGAAAAACACTGCCTGACTTCCTGTTCAATGACAATCCTGTGGCATCGGTAACAATATTGGTTTCGCTGAATGTGCCAAATGGCATTCCGGGATTTGTAAATACTGCGGTATTAAATCAAACCATCGATACGGCACATGAAGTCCTTTTTGCGCAGGCAAGCTTTGAGCACACTAAAGGTTATACGATGTCGGCTGATGAAACTTTACATTCGCTGACGGAAAAGTTCCATATCAATATCAACAGGATAGCCAAAAAGAATCCGGGACTTCAACTGACACATCTGCAAAACCTGCGGATTCCAGCCCATGGTTACAGGCTCAAAAAAGAAGATTCATTAGGATCTATTGCCAAACACCACGGCATCAGTGTTAAAGAGCTGATGAACATGAACCTACAGAATTCCTCCTGGAAACCAGCTCATGGAACGGTTATTACACTGCCCGCAACGCAATTCACATACCACAAACCTTATGCGCTTAAATCGCTGGCAAGGCTTTTCAAAACAACTAAGGAAGCAATACTCCATGCCAACCGGCATGTTCCCGGATTGATCGTTTCGCCGCTGACCTTCGATAACAGTATCGAGGAGAAAATATCGATTGCTCCTGCAGGAAGCACAGGGTTTACGATGGACAGGCAGGATCCGTCACTGGTTACGGACCCGAATCAAAAGCAATTGCTCGAGCTCTACAACCTGCTTGAATATAAGATTGCCAACCAGGGCATTTTCAAGGGCAGTAACCCGGCGATCCCCGCGGGCCCTTCGGATGATGAAATGCCGAAACTACACGGTATCGACAGGCCTTTCGGGCCGCCAGCGCTGAATGCAGACGATTGGAAATATAAATCCATTTTCCCGGTATATCCTTTTGTGAAAACGGTTGCGGTCGTCATCGACGAAAGCCTTCCGAACCCGGCAGACAACCCATATCTTGCGATTTACGGGCTGGTACAGCAGGAAGTGACGATTTCATTTTCATGGAACGATATTTTCGGAAATACGCTTAACGCAGATGCGGATCCGAGCGCAACATGGCCTGATTTATCCATTCCTTTAGGCTATACTGATGCCATTATCGGACTCGCGCAATGGCGCAATATGCTGCCGGGATATACGGTATCTTCAGACGGCGGCACACCGTCCCTGAACATTAATTTCAGATTTCTTGCAGACCGTTATACAGGTATTGCTGATGCTGATGCGAGGATGAAGAATGCCAAAACGGACATGGGATTATACCAATCGATTTACTTCCAATTGGTACAGGATGATGCTAAAATCGCCGTGGCCACGACGATGGATGCACCGATACTGAAAGCTACGTTCACAGAAGATCCTAAAACAACGCTGCTGAATTATGTCGGGTCAATTTACAGTTTCCTTCGCCAGGTTGCGGATGGCGGAACCGATATTCCCGCGCCTGCAGATATTCAAATCAGCTGGGCGATTGCCGATTTAAATCCGGCGAATGTTTTCTTGTTTACGGTTTCGCTTACGATAACGCGCGAATTGGATCTGGTGTCGGATGAATTTAAGGATGAACTCAATTGCAGCACCGTCACGAGCATCATTAAGCCCGATCTCGAGGAAAAACAAAAATCCGATTTGCTCCTGGAAGTAAAAAAACCACTGTCATTGGCAGAATTTGCAACCGATTTCCAAAAAGCCTTCCCACAACTTAAAGTGTTGACAGGACCACCGGCGAACAGCAAATCCGACGATGAAATCTGGATTGCACGTTTCAGCAAATCCGAAAACGGCATCTGGATGGGCTTTACCAATCCGGGAACGCCAAATTATTATGCCGTAAAACCATTGTCGGTAAACCTGCTTTCGAATCCATCGCTACCGATTTACAGGTATACGACGGGACAATTCATCGGCAGTTCCCCGACAGCACCGAAGGCTTTCAACAGCATCGACATCGAATTGCAGGGAGCTGCATTCCTGGCGGCCGTAGATCTTTTCCTTTCGGCCAAATATGTCGTAAATGCCTGGCTGGCTGAAGTGGATGCCGTGGCACCGGGAATTGATCCGTGTTCTACAGATTCGCCATACAACACCATCATCAATGCGAAAAGGGATCTTGCAGCTGCCATAGCATCGCATTTAGGTCCGGTGTTCAAGGATGAAGTAAGCAATACGTCTTTGGCGGAAGCCAAAAAATCACTGGAACAGGAATTACTGGTACAGCTTTCCAATGCGTATTCAATCAACACTGTAGTACAATTTGATGCCTGCGTACAGGGCAATACCGGAAAACCCGCGAACCTCTACGGAAAACCCGTCGATTCGAACGAAGGCGGCAGCAGCAATGTCCCTTACGCTTTAAGCACTTCGAAAATTGCCATACCGACAACTTTGGAAAATTCATGTATGCAACAGGATTCGGGCAACCAGAACCTGACATTCATGTTCAGTGCGACCAATCCGGATGTCAACCCTTATATGGATTTGTCTTTGGATTACATCATCAGTGCGATGGAAGTCAATATTTCAGAGGTGCCAGGCATTGATAAATATACCGCTTCGGACTGGCTGAGTTTTGTATTGCCGTTTAAAGTAACCGACCTGTCGACTTCTTTAGGAAACCTGTCCGTGCCGGTGCCTTTAAGGGCTTATCCAACGCCACCATCTGTTTTGTCGCAGGAAGCCATTTCAGAAAAAGACCAATTGCTGAAATCACCCGTAAGGACACCATTGAAAGATACTGAAGACCTGGCCCGGGCCAAAGAATGGACCTATTCCTATACCTATGATTACCGCGGTGCAGGACAGGACACGATTGACTCCAGGGTGGTCACCAATACCGTGAAGAACCAGATGTTTTTTGCAAAAGAAGGAAGCGACCCGGATTTGTTTACCGCATTAATGCAGTTTTCCAGTGCCTATCCGGCAATCCAGGCCGACCTGAACCAATTCCTGCTCAGGAAAGGCGACCAGCATAATGCATTGACGGCATTGCAATCATTGGCATGGCTGATTTGCCGTGTGGCGAAAGCCTGGAAAACGTGGGGCAATGATTCGATGATGTATGCACGCGGTCTGGGCGGCAGCAATACTTATGACTTCAGGATCAGGCAGGAGGAGTTTAAACGCCCTGGTGCTCCTGCCGACGAACTGCCATGCCTGATGGTCATCGTGTCATCGGATAATGCAGGCGTATCATTCCCGATCATTAATATTGACGGCTATAAAGCGACTGATCCAGGGATTAATGCCATCGGAAGCAAATCCTACATTTATGTTGACGAAGACGGCCAGTTCCTATCGTATGAAAAAGGCTTGAGCATTACCAAAAAGACGATTTTGCTGTCGCAGCCTTTCGATATCATGCAGGAAGAAAATGCGATCGGCGGCATTTCAATTATCAGGAACCTGGATCTTGGCGGTAACAGGGAAGTCTCGGATGATTTCATTTACAGAACGCCGCTGATCAGCATCATCAATCCTTCGAATCCGTTATTGCATCCTGCGATTGACATCAATGTGGCAGAATTCTCGGATGGAAATAACCCGATGAATGTATTTATTTCCAATTTCATGAAGCAGTTGTTCGATAAGATTGATGATGGACAGCTACGCAGGATTACTTTTGGCGCTTCATACAGTTATGAGCTTGTCGCCAGGAATTCAGATCCAAACCACGCGATGAGGGTAAATGTTCCCGTGATGCTCACAACGGCTTATGACTTCCGGATTTCTTCGGATTACAACACCGATGATGACCAATCGTTTGTATACAAAGTCGCTGAAAACCTGACGGGATGGTTCAAAATGTTCGAGCCCAATAAAGAAGACGGGCAGTTCGACTTTAAAGTATCGGTATATTCGTCTTTAACGGATTCGAACCTTCCGGTATTGACATTGGATATGCTTTACTTAAAGATTAATGTGATCACGGATTTATAG